In Aerosakkonema funiforme FACHB-1375, a single genomic region encodes these proteins:
- a CDS encoding Rrf2 family transcriptional regulator gives MELSCKSEYALLALLELTIHYQSGEPLQIRQIAAQQNIPDRYLEQLLATLRRCGLVRSQRGAKGGYVLGREPWKITLLDVVYCLEGQDSQPSERDSAPKTLESAVVREIWQEGLQAANSVLQKYTLQDLREKRDARRQLDIMYYI, from the coding sequence GTGGAACTCTCGTGTAAAAGTGAATACGCGCTACTAGCTCTTTTGGAGCTGACAATTCACTACCAAAGTGGCGAACCGCTGCAAATTCGGCAGATTGCGGCTCAACAAAATATACCCGATCGCTATTTAGAACAGCTACTGGCTACTTTGAGGCGCTGCGGTTTGGTGCGTAGCCAACGGGGAGCGAAAGGAGGCTACGTGTTGGGTCGGGAACCTTGGAAAATTACGCTTTTAGATGTGGTCTATTGTCTGGAAGGACAGGATTCTCAACCATCTGAGCGCGATTCTGCCCCCAAAACGCTAGAAAGTGCTGTTGTGCGAGAAATATGGCAGGAAGGACTGCAAGCGGCTAATTCCGTTTTGCAAAAATATACACTCCAAGATCTGCGCGAAAAGCGAGATGCTAGGCGTCAGCTAGATATTATGTATTACATCTGA
- a CDS encoding iron uptake porin: protein MSNTLWKSVLFSPAILGATLLLGSSAMATESKTTPEVAQTPAAVTQSPEAQPVAAALLGIDGLQHIASQTVEEEAAALSTNAVKVEQPSEQPLAEAHTLQQKSVASKLEAATQPATKSQQKTVADKISSPAPVSANLSEIRVAQAAPNSERTLDQIIQYGSEGTGNAETVGQVTSVSQLRDVQPTDWAFQALQSLVERYGCIEGYPDRTYRGNRALTRYEFAAGLNACLNRIQELIAALPQGVTREDLAALQRLQEEFAAELATLRGRVDALEARTAKLEAQQFSTTTKLRGEAIFAISDIFGGGNIGEGVDDANNTVFQDRVRLEFQTSFTGKDILHTRLAAGNAVAFNSLPGRDFIGSDAVYSRNSAEGTLQFLAGSTGNNNIVLDWLAYEFPIFGNSRAYVAAVGGLHNDYADVSHPYFYDGDGGNGAISTFAQMSPIYRIGGGAGGGISFAFGRGGSFFKPSSLTVGYLAGGSGINRPGNAPTSANSPIDTNGLLDGNYAALAQLNFSLSDRLGLAVTYVHGYHNTGSDIFESGAGAGGRLVGTTLANLPSTLLGTSTNGTTTPVVTNSYGAQAAFRLSKNFSISGWASLTDATLIRRGTAQIWSYGLGIALPNLGKEGNVLGLFAGAEPYMTGIEVAGPDPQFNRDIPWHLEGFYKFQVSDNISVTPGVIWLMAPDQNKNNDDIFIGTLRTTFTF from the coding sequence ATGTCTAACACGTTGTGGAAGTCTGTGCTGTTTAGTCCGGCAATTTTGGGGGCAACCCTCCTACTTGGCTCTTCAGCAATGGCGACTGAAAGCAAAACAACCCCAGAAGTAGCTCAAACTCCAGCTGCTGTAACTCAAAGCCCTGAAGCGCAGCCAGTTGCCGCTGCGCTGCTTGGGATAGATGGGCTGCAACATATAGCTTCACAGACAGTAGAAGAAGAGGCAGCAGCATTATCGACAAATGCTGTTAAAGTCGAACAGCCTTCTGAGCAACCTTTGGCTGAAGCTCACACTCTACAGCAAAAGTCAGTTGCATCTAAGCTAGAAGCAGCCACACAGCCTGCAACTAAATCGCAGCAGAAAACAGTTGCCGATAAAATATCTTCTCCTGCACCGGTATCTGCCAACTTGTCGGAGATCAGGGTAGCTCAAGCAGCACCCAACAGTGAAAGAACGCTAGACCAAATTATCCAGTACGGTAGCGAAGGCACAGGTAACGCAGAAACAGTCGGTCAAGTTACTTCTGTTTCCCAGTTGCGCGACGTACAACCGACTGACTGGGCTTTCCAAGCCCTGCAATCGCTGGTTGAACGCTATGGCTGTATTGAAGGTTATCCCGATCGCACTTATCGCGGCAACCGCGCCCTGACTCGCTACGAGTTTGCTGCCGGATTAAATGCCTGTTTGAATCGGATTCAAGAATTAATTGCCGCCCTACCTCAAGGCGTGACTAGAGAGGATTTAGCCGCTCTGCAACGGTTGCAAGAAGAGTTTGCCGCAGAATTGGCTACTTTGCGCGGTCGCGTAGATGCTCTGGAAGCACGCACGGCTAAACTGGAAGCGCAGCAGTTCTCCACCACCACAAAGCTGAGAGGAGAAGCGATTTTTGCCATATCGGATATTTTTGGCGGTGGCAATATCGGTGAGGGTGTTGACGATGCCAACAATACAGTCTTTCAAGACAGGGTACGTTTAGAATTTCAAACCAGCTTCACAGGTAAAGATATCCTGCATACCCGTTTGGCAGCAGGTAACGCCGTTGCGTTTAATAGCTTACCAGGCCGGGATTTTATCGGTTCGGACGCAGTGTACTCTCGCAATAGCGCTGAAGGTACTCTGCAATTTTTGGCTGGTAGCACTGGCAACAACAATATCGTTTTAGATTGGTTGGCATACGAATTCCCTATATTTGGGAACTCGCGAGCTTACGTAGCTGCTGTTGGCGGACTTCACAACGACTACGCTGACGTTTCCCATCCGTACTTTTACGATGGGGATGGCGGTAATGGCGCTATCTCTACCTTTGCACAAATGAGTCCGATCTATCGGATTGGTGGTGGTGCTGGTGGTGGTATCAGCTTTGCTTTTGGACGCGGCGGTAGCTTTTTCAAACCAAGTTCGCTAACTGTGGGGTATCTGGCAGGCGGTTCGGGTATAAATCGCCCCGGTAACGCTCCTACCAGCGCCAATAGCCCGATCGATACGAACGGCTTGTTGGACGGTAACTACGCGGCTTTGGCACAGTTGAACTTTAGTCTAAGCGATCGCTTGGGCTTGGCTGTAACCTACGTCCACGGTTACCACAACACCGGCAGCGACATCTTCGAGAGCGGTGCAGGTGCGGGGGGTCGCCTTGTAGGTACAACTCTGGCTAACTTACCATCTACGCTTCTGGGCACGTCCACCAATGGCACCACAACTCCTGTGGTGACGAACTCCTACGGAGCCCAAGCAGCTTTTCGACTCAGTAAGAATTTCTCCATCAGCGGCTGGGCTTCGCTGACCGATGCTACCCTCATCCGTCGTGGTACTGCACAAATATGGAGTTACGGACTTGGTATTGCCCTTCCTAACTTGGGTAAAGAAGGTAACGTTTTGGGTCTGTTTGCTGGTGCTGAACCTTATATGACAGGCATAGAAGTTGCAGGGCCCGATCCTCAGTTTAACCGGGATATCCCCTGGCACTTGGAAGGATTCTACAAGTTCCAAGTGTCGGATAATATCTCGGTCACCCCTGGTGTGATTTGGCTAATGGCTCCCGACCAGAACAAGAATAACGATGATATTTTCATCGGTACGCTCAGGACGACCTTCACCTTCTAG
- the cysK gene encoding cysteine synthase A produces MRIAHDITELVGLTPLVQLNRIPQAEGCVAQIVVKLEGMNPASSVKDRIGVSMIDKAEEEGRITPGKTILVEPTSGNTGIALAMVAAARGYRLVLAMPETMSNERRAMLRAYGAELQLTPGIEGMSGAIRKAQEIVDTTPNAYMLQQFRNPANPQIHRETTAEEIWQDTDGQVDILVAGVGTGGTITGVAEIIKQRKPSFRAIAVEPANSPVLAGGKPGPHKIQGIGAGFIPQVLKVDLIDETIAVTDEDAIAYGRRLAREEGLLSGISSGAALCAAIRVAQRKENEGRLIVMIQPSFGERYLSTPLFQDPEPKLSSLGLPW; encoded by the coding sequence ATGCGGATTGCCCATGACATCACCGAGTTAGTCGGTCTTACACCTCTGGTACAGTTAAATCGCATTCCACAAGCAGAAGGCTGTGTGGCGCAAATCGTGGTGAAGTTGGAGGGAATGAACCCAGCATCTTCCGTCAAAGACCGGATTGGCGTCAGCATGATCGATAAGGCAGAAGAGGAAGGGCGAATCACACCCGGTAAAACGATTTTGGTGGAACCTACTTCTGGAAATACGGGAATTGCGCTGGCAATGGTTGCTGCGGCTAGGGGTTATCGGCTAGTATTAGCGATGCCTGAAACGATGAGCAACGAACGACGGGCAATGTTGCGAGCTTACGGAGCGGAATTGCAACTGACTCCTGGAATTGAAGGGATGAGCGGTGCAATTCGGAAAGCGCAGGAGATTGTGGACACAACTCCGAATGCTTATATGTTGCAACAGTTTCGCAATCCGGCTAACCCGCAAATTCATCGGGAGACGACAGCTGAAGAAATTTGGCAAGATACGGATGGACAGGTGGATATCCTGGTAGCTGGTGTGGGTACGGGCGGTACGATTACTGGGGTGGCGGAAATCATCAAACAGCGGAAACCTTCGTTTCGTGCCATTGCCGTCGAACCTGCTAACAGTCCGGTTCTTGCTGGTGGAAAACCAGGGCCGCACAAAATTCAGGGAATTGGGGCTGGCTTTATTCCCCAAGTACTTAAGGTAGATTTAATTGACGAGACGATCGCTGTCACCGATGAAGATGCGATCGCCTACGGGCGTCGTCTAGCTCGCGAAGAAGGTCTGCTATCCGGTATTTCTAGCGGTGCAGCGCTGTGCGCGGCGATTCGCGTAGCGCAGCGAAAAGAAAATGAGGGACGCCTGATCGTAATGATTCAACCCAGCTTTGGAGAGCGCTATTTGAGTACGCCTTTGTTCCAAGATCCGGAACCCAAATTATCTTCGCTTGGGCTACCCTGGTAG